DNA from Rhodothermales bacterium:
TGTAGGTTGTGGCCAGCTGGCCCAAAGTAATAAAGCCCGCCAGCGGAAGGATGACCGCAAGCAGAGCGAAGCGTACGTGTTTAAACATATTTTTTTTCGTATCTGAATGGTGTGACGCGTTTCGATAGACGAAATGTGTCGCTTGATGTGTGGTTTAACGCTGTTTCGACGTTTGGTTTCCGGCTGTTCGGATTCGTTACGTTGTGTTAACAGACGCCCCGTCGGCCGATCTCATTCCATCCTGGATCCCCCTTTGCTGGCAGATGTAGAAAACGGGCAGATGTAGAAAACGGGCCGATGTAGAAAACGGGCCGCCTCTCGTAATCACCCGTCCTGGAAGTGCCGCATGACGCAACATAACCCTTTATGGTTGAGCCGGCTCGTTTGTATCTGGTGTCTCCTCTCCGCGTCCGCCGCACCGGCTCTGGCCCAGCGAGAGTCGTCCGGCTTTGCCTTTCTCCAACTCGAGCCCTCGGCCCGTTCGGCCGCTCTCGGCGGGTCGTTTGCGGCGATGTACGATGACGACATCAACGGGATGTTCTACAACCCGGCCTTGCTGAGCGACCTGGTTGATCGCCAGCTTTCGGTGTCCTTCCTCAACCATGTGAGCGACCTCCGAGCCGGCTTCGCCGCCTATGGCTTCCAGTTGGGCGGCCTGGGGCAGGCCGGTCTGGGCGTTCGCTTCCTGGGCTGGGGCGATCTCACCGAACGCGACGCGGCCGGCGAGGAAATCGGCTCCTTCAACGCGTCCGATATCGCTTTCACCCTCGGCCTCGCCCGCCGATTCGACGACCATGTCCTCCTGGGCGCCAACGTCCATTCCATCTTCTCCCGCATCGGCGACTTCAACGCGTCCGCTCTCGCCGCGGATGTCGGACTGTTGTACCACACGCTCGACGGCGGCTTTACGGCCAGCG
Protein-coding regions in this window:
- the porQ gene encoding type IX secretion system protein PorQ; this encodes MTQHNPLWLSRLVCIWCLLSASAAPALAQRESSGFAFLQLEPSARSAALGGSFAAMYDDDINGMFYNPALLSDLVDRQLSVSFLNHVSDLRAGFAAYGFQLGGLGQAGLGVRFLGWGDLTERDAAGEEIGSFNASDIAFTLGLARRFDDHVLLGANVHSIFSRIGDFNASALAADVGLLYHTLDGGFTASASVHNLGLTLNSLGAVEDELPLDVRVALSRRLRYLPLLVTVTGYNLQSIGELGSGATGFDEAMHHVAVGGEFQFSEGFNLRVGYNHRRHEALKFKSRLDFAGFGFGAGIKVSRLHFDYAFSSWSSFGGLHQLTLRTTV